A single Primulina eburnea isolate SZY01 chromosome 11, ASM2296580v1, whole genome shotgun sequence DNA region contains:
- the LOC140805469 gene encoding uncharacterized protein — protein sequence MMQRVETQLGQLVTQLATRAPGSLPSDTKKNPKGVNAITVTSPMKRKEVDGESDVKEKRPSNQGSNDAREKGKSLNSNSNIDINSLPFPQRAKKLQLDTQFSKFLEIFKKLHINILFAEALAQMPFYAKFLKEILSNKRKLVDFGTVKLSEECSAILQNKLPPKLKDPGSFSVPCTIGTSNFSKALCDLGASINLMPYSCFEKLRIGEVKPTTISLQLADRSIKYPRGVVEDVLVKVDKFIFPVDFVVLDMEEDREIPLILGRPFLATGRALIDVHKGELVLRLNDESVIFNVFQSIKYPHDTSDCFRIDATDELVECSFQGLIGEDPLEIYLTDSFPGELENEDIKEYMHYLEASRPISKTVNSRIGELGHVPRPLKPSIEEAPILEMKPLPSHLKYLFFFA from the coding sequence ATGATGCAAAGAGTGGAGACTCAACTAGGGCAGCTAGTGACACAATTGGCTACACGAGCTCCGGGTTCACTACCTAGTGACACGAAGAAGAATCCGAAAGGTGTCAATGCCATCACAGTGACATCTCCCATGAAGCGAAAGGAAGTTGATGGTGAAAGTGATGTGAAGGAAAAGAGGCCATCCAATCAAGGGTCCAATGACGCAAGGGAGAAAGGTAAATCTCTAAACTCAAACtccaatattgatattaattcaCTCCCGTTTCCCCAAAGAGCAAAGAAACTGCAACTGGatactcaattttcaaaatttcttgagattttcaaaaagcTGCACATAAATATCCTGTTTGCAGAAGCTTTAGCTCAAATGCCTTTCTATGCAAAGTTTCTTAAGGAAATTTTATCAAACAAGAGGAAACTGGTAGATTTTGGGACAGTTAAGCTTTCGGAGGAATGTTCTGccattttacaaaataaattaccaccgaagcttaaggatccaggtagtTTCTCTGTTCCTTGTACTATTGGAACGTCAAATTTTAGTAAAGCTTTGtgtgatttaggagcaagtatTAACTTGATGCCATATTCATGTTTTGAGAAGCTGAGAATAGGTGAAGTTAAGCCTACTACAATTTCCCTACAGTTAGCtgatagatcaattaaataCCCTAGGGGAGTTGTAGAGGATGTGTTAGTGAAGGTtgacaaattcatttttccgGTTGATTTCGTTGTGTTGGATATGGAAGAGGATCGTGAGATTCCTCTTATTTTAGGGCGACCATTCTTAGCCACCGGAAGGGCTTTGATAGATGTGCATAAGGGTGAGTTAGTTTTAAGACTGAATGATGAGAGTGTGATATTCAATGTTTTTCAATCTATCAAATACCCTCATGACACATCtgattgttttagaattgatgctactgACGAGCTCGTTGAGTGTAGTTTTCAGGGATTGATAGGTGAAGATCCTTTGGAGATTTATTTGACTGATTCATTTCCAGGAGAGTTAGAGAATGAGGATATTAAGGAATACATGCATTATCTGGAAGCAAGCAGACCAATCTCAAAAACGGTAAACTCTAGGATTGGGGAGCTTGGGCATGTCCCAAGACCTTTAAAGCCATCCATCGAAGAAGCCCCAATCCTAGAGATGAAACCTCTTCCTTCGCACTTAAAATATCTGTTTTTTTTTGCTTGA